A window from Micromonospora terminaliae encodes these proteins:
- a CDS encoding response regulator transcription factor, translated as MLRILLAEDVAMVRGALVALIELERDLKVVAALENGTDILSTALRCRPDVAVLDVDLPGMDGLSAAAQLRAKLPCCRTLILTSLGRSGTVSRALAAGVSGFLLKDAPPEDLADAIRAVALGRRVIDPQLALSAWDCGQNPLSTREHEVLRLTAKGANPTEIASALHLSVGTVRNYLTTVVTKLHARNRVDAVKMAYDSGWLP; from the coding sequence CTGCGGATCTTGCTAGCCGAGGACGTCGCCATGGTCCGCGGGGCGCTGGTGGCCCTCATCGAACTGGAGCGGGACCTGAAGGTGGTGGCGGCCCTTGAGAACGGCACCGACATCCTCTCCACGGCGCTGCGCTGCCGGCCCGATGTCGCGGTCCTCGACGTCGACCTTCCGGGCATGGACGGCCTGTCGGCGGCAGCCCAGCTCAGGGCCAAGCTGCCCTGCTGTCGTACCCTCATCCTCACGAGCCTGGGCCGGTCCGGGACGGTCAGCCGCGCGCTCGCCGCCGGGGTGTCCGGCTTCCTGCTCAAGGACGCCCCTCCGGAGGACCTGGCTGACGCCATCCGCGCCGTCGCCCTGGGTCGCCGGGTGATCGACCCGCAGCTGGCCCTGTCCGCGTGGGACTGCGGCCAGAACCCGCTGTCCACGCGGGAGCACGAGGTGCTGCGGCTGACGGCCAAGGGCGCCAACCCCACCGAGATCGCCTCTGCCCTGCATCTGTCGGTCGGGACCGTCCGCAACTACCTCACGACGGTCGTGACCAAGCTGCACGCCCGCAACCGGGTCGACGCGGTCAAGATGGCGTACGACTCGGGCTGGCTGCCATAG
- a CDS encoding acyl-CoA thioesterase: MRKNYYEYRHVVGFEETNLVGNVYTVNYARWQGRCREMFLLEHAPRVLDELSGDLELRPIESECEYLAEVSAFDEVSIRMRLRELTQTQIGLAFDIVRVRDGVEDLVARCRQRVACMRVVDGATTPAPVPPQLASALRAYAVAPATSGRGTGTGGRA; the protein is encoded by the coding sequence GTGAGGAAGAACTACTACGAATACCGGCACGTTGTCGGCTTCGAGGAGACGAACCTCGTCGGCAATGTCTACACCGTCAACTACGCGCGTTGGCAGGGCCGGTGTCGCGAGATGTTCCTGCTCGAGCACGCTCCGCGCGTGCTCGACGAGCTGAGTGGCGACCTGGAGCTTCGCCCGATCGAGTCCGAGTGCGAATACCTCGCCGAGGTTTCCGCCTTCGACGAGGTGTCGATCAGGATGCGGCTCAGGGAACTGACTCAGACCCAGATCGGCCTCGCCTTCGACATCGTGCGGGTACGTGACGGAGTGGAGGATCTGGTGGCTCGATGCCGTCAGCGAGTGGCGTGCATGCGTGTGGTCGACGGCGCCACCACTCCGGCACCGGTACCGCCACAGCTCGCCTCGGCGCTGCGTGCCTACGCGGTCGCCCCCGCCACCTCCGGCAGGGGCACCGGCACCGGAGGCCGGGCGTGA